The proteins below come from a single Miscanthus floridulus cultivar M001 chromosome 1, ASM1932011v1, whole genome shotgun sequence genomic window:
- the LOC136546364 gene encoding CMP-sialic acid transporter 5-like: protein MQRNGVVECSVCRSRVVVPSPRSMSRAYDKHRSKMSSKFRALNVFLIVGDCILVGLQPILVFMSKVDGKFQFSPVSVNFLTEVMKGIFAIVMLIIQSRKQQVGEKPLLARSTFIQAWCSGESCLTESLGRGFEVLGLWLASVFPFPRPHSCGQKVLIFFEGIQGPQCFSYVTMPHKAFYLHSSLSMQKYSSTVATIFTVLASAAFLGHTLTINFLLGISVVFISMHQFFSPLAKVKDDKPTGLIELEDTQNHRSSESSFVNMTAGAANDASHRIGTDERQPLLPT from the exons ATGCAGCGGAACGGGGTGGTGGAATGCAGCGTTTGCCGCTCCCGGGTGGTGGTGCCGAGCCCTCGGAGCATGTCTAGGGCATACGACAAGCATCGTAGCAAGATGTCGTCCAAGTTCCGTGCGCTCAACGTCTTCCTCATCGTCGGTGACTGCATCCTTGTTGGTCTCCAG CCCATCCTAGTGTTCATGTCAAAGGTTGATGGGAAGTTTCAGTTCAGTCCCGTCAGTGTTAACTTTCTGACGGAGGTTATGAAAGGCATCTTTGCTATTGTGATGCTCATAATTCAG TCTAGAAAGCAACAGGTTGGAGAAAAGCCACTTTTGGCACGTTCAACCTTCATACAG gcctggtgcagtggtgagagctgtctcactgagtcactaggtcgtgggttcgaagtacTGGGTCTctggcttgcctcggtttttcccttccctagaccccactcatgt GGCCAGAAAGTTTTAATATTCTTCGAGGGCATTCAAGGGCCACAATGTTTCTCATATGTAACAATGCCGCACAAGGCATTCTATCTTCATTCTTCTTTAAGTATGCAG AAGTATTCGTCAACTGTTGCCACAATATTTACTGTCCTGGCTTCTGCTGCATTCTTGGGGCATACCTTGACCATTAATTTTCTCCTAGGCATATCAGTGGTGTTTATTTCAATGCACCAG TTCTTCTCTCCACTTGCTAAAGTAAAAGATGACAAACCAACTGGCTTAATAGAGTTGGAAGATACCCAAAATCACCG GTCATCTGAATCTTCTTTTGTAAATATGACTGCTGGTGCCGCTAATGAT GCGAGCCATCGGATTGGAACTGATGAGAGGCAACCGTTGTTGCCTACATGA